The following are encoded in a window of Mycoplasma anserisalpingitidis genomic DNA:
- the dcm_N gene encoding DNA (cytosine-5-)-methyltransferase N-terminal subunit, giving the protein MKTIRLFEFFSGIGSQYKALKNVAQNSELEVISSGCCEWYIDAIVSYLIIHYGELKPETELTREQMSDILSKYTFSADSKTPVSNNFFIKNKNLSKIFPYLYAFVNNDYFNKVYKTNKKLENYTDITKVDNLQSDIDIMTYSFPCQDLSQQGKQKGLEKGTRSGLLYEIERILVNSEHKPKVLILENVKALTTKKFINNFLDWVKTLENLGYSTSFQTLNSSDFGSSQNRERVFAVSILNNQTNKKFDFNNLQRKDPKKVSSIVKESNEGIDCSSLIEKYKFSPFNASINGINKARLINYSNFNSETYVYLTNGKGPTLTASGANSRLKFYFPEKNKLRYINACEALQYMGFDKKDYLKIKKSEMVTENKIIFLSGNSISVEVLEAIFNEVVKWN; this is encoded by the coding sequence ATGAAAACAATAAGACTTTTTGAATTTTTCTCAGGAATAGGTTCGCAATACAAAGCACTAAAAAATGTTGCGCAGAATTCTGAACTAGAAGTTATCTCAAGTGGTTGTTGTGAATGATACATAGATGCAATAGTTTCCTACTTAATAATTCATTATGGCGAATTAAAGCCTGAAACCGAACTCACTAGAGAACAAATGAGTGATATTTTAAGTAAATATACCTTTAGTGCTGATTCAAAAACACCTGTTTCCAACAACTTCTTTATAAAAAATAAAAATCTATCAAAAATCTTTCCTTATTTGTATGCCTTTGTTAATAATGACTATTTTAATAAGGTTTATAAGACAAATAAAAAGTTAGAAAACTATACTGACATTACTAAAGTGGATAATCTTCAATCTGATATTGATATTATGACATATTCATTCCCATGTCAAGATTTAAGTCAACAAGGAAAACAAAAAGGTTTAGAAAAAGGCACTCGTTCGGGACTTCTTTATGAAATAGAAAGAATTTTAGTAAATTCAGAACATAAACCTAAAGTGTTAATCTTAGAAAATGTTAAAGCACTAACAACCAAGAAATTTATAAATAATTTTCTCGACTGAGTAAAAACCCTTGAAAATTTAGGATATTCTACTTCATTCCAAACATTGAACTCATCTGATTTTGGTTCATCTCAAAACAGAGAAAGAGTTTTTGCTGTTTCCATACTAAATAATCAAACAAACAAAAAATTTGATTTTAATAATTTACAAAGAAAAGATCCTAAAAAAGTTTCTAGCATAGTAAAAGAGAGTAATGAAGGAATTGATTGTAGTAGTTTAATAGAAAAATATAAATTTTCACCATTCAATGCAAGTATTAATGGTATTAATAAGGCAAGGTTAATAAATTACAGTAACTTTAATTCAGAAACATATGTTTACTTAACAAATGGCAAAGGTCCGACTTTAACAGCATCAGGAGCAAACAGCAGATTAAAATTCTATTTCCCAGAAAAAAATAAACTCAGATATATAAATGCTTGTGAAGCACTTCAGTATATGGGATTCGATAAAAAAGATTATTTAAAAATCAAAAAATCTGAAATGGTTACAGAAAACAAAATTATTTTTCTTTCTGGTAATTCTATTTCAGTTGAAGTATTAGAAGCTATTTTTAATGAGGTGGTAAAATGAAACTAA
- a CDS encoding MAG4270 family putative restriction endonuclease encodes MKLKYYKLNFQTKSYSNKSSKSAKAKGIIYFIVDTDNLWTIIDSKIDFHEVWFDSYQTPAHLSVSKKSDAVKFRDEFCKENNWKLEKRSDTTKHNLHELNQSQLNSFNKKINNYLKSKTLKGLISILKGNNPSGSIGKPKNSEFIVIDKNGNKYHNFPILFDCISYITHNSNRKWEILKYSDDFFNDFNDDTLNKSQEIQNFHIMLEQTDFDALAKNNQRKSIKKQIEELTSKISIETALKEHRSKYIQEIKKLDIQAFDCKNETEKCHIYNVEWVKEKIINELKNNKFKKNKSSYSSKEIQYNFKNNLEIISDKYNYLNLSPNFHKHFDRYLISYDSENGQLVKLSENFNPYYDELKTFSNINKEFLKHCSKYLKQSLEKIEEIKNSQS; translated from the coding sequence ATGAAACTAAAATATTATAAACTCAATTTTCAAACCAAAAGCTATAGCAATAAATCTTCAAAGTCTGCAAAGGCAAAAGGAATTATATATTTTATAGTTGATACAGATAACTTATGAACAATTATAGATTCAAAAATAGACTTCCATGAAGTTTGATTTGATTCATATCAAACACCAGCACATTTATCAGTCTCAAAAAAATCAGATGCTGTCAAATTTAGAGATGAGTTCTGCAAGGAAAATAATTGAAAATTAGAAAAAAGATCAGATACAACTAAACATAATCTACATGAATTAAATCAATCACAGTTAAACAGTTTTAACAAAAAAATTAATAATTATTTAAAATCAAAAACATTAAAAGGATTAATTTCAATTCTTAAAGGAAATAATCCTAGTGGTTCAATTGGAAAACCGAAAAATTCAGAATTCATTGTTATTGATAAAAATGGAAATAAATATCACAACTTTCCTATTCTTTTCGACTGTATTTCATACATAACACACAATTCAAACAGAAAATGAGAAATTTTAAAATATAGTGATGATTTTTTTAATGATTTTAATGATGATACTCTAAACAAATCTCAGGAAATACAAAATTTTCATATAATGCTAGAACAAACAGACTTTGACGCATTAGCTAAAAACAATCAAAGAAAATCAATAAAAAAACAAATTGAAGAATTGACTAGTAAAATCTCAATTGAAACTGCCCTTAAAGAACACAGAAGTAAATATATTCAAGAAATCAAAAAACTTGATATTCAAGCATTTGATTGCAAAAATGAAACTGAAAAATGTCATATTTACAACGTTGAATGAGTGAAAGAAAAAATAATTAATGAATTAAAAAATAATAAATTTAAGAAAAATAAATCTTCCTATTCATCAAAAGAAATTCAATATAACTTTAAGAATAATTTAGAAATTATTTCTGATAAATACAATTATCTAAATCTAAGTCCTAATTTTCATAAACACTTTGATAGATATTTAATTAGTTATGATAGTGAAAATGGTCAATTAGTTAAATTAAGTGAAAATTTTAACCCATATTATGATGAATTAAAAACATTCAGCAACATAAATAAAGAATTTCTAAAACATTGTTCAAAATACTTAAAACAAAGTCTAGAAAAAATTGAAGAAATAAAAAATAGTCAATCTTAA
- a CDS encoding ATP-dependent Clp protease ATP-binding subunit — MNYTPNDNRPALEKYGRDLTKLAKENKLEPVIGRDDEIRRMIRILSRKTKNNPVLIGEPGVGKTAIVEGLAKKIIDKQVPENLLNCRVIEIDLASLIAGAMYQGQFEERLKGILKEIEEKKDEIIIFIDEIHMLIGTGKTGADSGMDAANIIKPLMARGALHLIGATTYDEYQKYIEKDAALERRMQKVIVNEPSIQDTITILRGIKERLERFHKVKIDDNSLVYAAELSSRYISDRFLPDKAIDLVDEAAATIKTEMNFIPEDLEKLNQEKIRLEMEKLALNSATKKDNQLIEINAKNLNETDIKIKELRKKWESEKNKLKDVISLQQEIEELKHKLNRALNDGDFEQASKLKYGLIPEKENKLEEIKNANFELIKDTVTKETIAQIVSKWTKIPVNKLIKEEIDKILSLKDNLSKRIIGQEHAVKELSNTIIRSKANINDPNRPLASFLFAGPTGVGKTELARQLAYELFDSEKNMIRLDMSEFMEKHSVSKIIGSPPGYVGYGESGNLSEEIRKNPYTILLVDEIEKAHPEVLNIFLQMLDNGQITNSKGKVINCRNLIIIMTTNIGSLEILNNEIKSEKELKDLLLKHLKPEFINRFDEIIKFNPLSVENAKEIAKLEINKLIKRIWDTHKIKISFDNSLLEYVVKNSFDSEFGARPIKRFIQKNIETFISMELIQNKLKVEYEYTLSVKNNELNLK; from the coding sequence ATGAATTACACACCAAACGATAATCGTCCTGCTTTAGAGAAATATGGTAGAGATTTAACAAAACTTGCTAAGGAAAATAAATTAGAACCGGTCATTGGTCGTGATGACGAAATAAGAAGAATGATTAGAATTTTAAGTCGTAAGACTAAAAATAATCCTGTTCTTATTGGGGAACCAGGGGTTGGTAAAACTGCTATAGTTGAAGGACTTGCTAAAAAAATTATAGATAAACAAGTTCCTGAAAATTTATTGAATTGCAGAGTAATTGAAATTGATTTGGCTTCATTAATTGCTGGTGCTATGTATCAAGGTCAATTTGAAGAGAGATTAAAAGGTATACTAAAAGAAATTGAAGAGAAAAAAGATGAAATAATTATTTTTATTGATGAAATTCATATGTTAATTGGAACTGGTAAAACTGGTGCTGATTCAGGTATGGATGCCGCTAATATTATCAAACCTTTAATGGCACGTGGTGCACTTCATTTAATTGGTGCAACTACTTATGATGAATATCAAAAATATATTGAAAAAGACGCTGCATTAGAAAGAAGAATGCAAAAAGTTATTGTTAATGAACCAAGTATTCAAGATACAATAACAATTCTTCGTGGAATTAAAGAAAGACTTGAAAGATTCCATAAAGTTAAAATTGACGATAATTCGCTTGTTTATGCAGCTGAACTATCTAGTAGATATATTTCAGACAGATTTTTACCAGATAAAGCTATAGATTTAGTTGATGAAGCTGCTGCAACAATTAAAACTGAAATGAATTTTATTCCTGAAGATTTAGAGAAACTAAATCAGGAAAAAATTAGACTTGAAATGGAAAAATTAGCATTAAATTCAGCAACAAAAAAAGATAATCAACTCATTGAAATTAATGCTAAAAACTTAAATGAAACTGATATAAAAATTAAAGAATTAAGAAAAAAATGAGAATCTGAAAAAAATAAACTTAAAGATGTTATTAGTCTTCAACAAGAAATCGAAGAACTTAAACATAAATTAAACAGAGCATTAAATGACGGTGATTTTGAACAAGCTTCGAAATTAAAATACGGTTTAATACCTGAAAAAGAAAATAAACTTGAAGAAATTAAGAATGCTAATTTTGAATTAATCAAGGATACAGTAACCAAAGAAACAATAGCTCAAATTGTTTCGAAATGAACAAAAATACCTGTAAATAAGTTAATTAAAGAAGAAATAGATAAAATTTTATCTCTTAAAGACAATCTTAGTAAAAGAATCATCGGACAAGAACATGCTGTAAAAGAATTAAGTAATACGATAATTCGTTCAAAAGCTAATATTAATGATCCAAATCGTCCACTAGCTAGCTTTCTTTTTGCTGGTCCAACTGGAGTTGGTAAAACAGAATTAGCTCGTCAATTAGCTTACGAACTATTCGATTCGGAAAAAAACATGATTAGACTAGACATGTCAGAATTTATGGAAAAACATAGCGTGTCTAAAATTATTGGTTCTCCACCAGGTTATGTCGGATATGGAGAATCAGGAAATCTTTCTGAAGAAATTAGAAAAAATCCTTACACAATTTTACTTGTTGATGAAATTGAAAAAGCACATCCAGAAGTATTAAATATTTTCTTGCAAATGCTTGATAATGGACAAATAACAAACTCAAAAGGTAAGGTAATTAATTGTAGAAACTTAATCATTATTATGACTACAAATATTGGAAGTTTGGAAATATTAAATAATGAAATAAAAAGCGAAAAAGAACTAAAAGATTTATTATTAAAACATCTTAAACCAGAATTTATAAATAGGTTTGATGAAATTATAAAATTCAATCCCCTGTCGGTTGAAAATGCTAAAGAAATAGCAAAATTAGAAATTAATAAATTAATTAAAAGAATTTGAGACACCCACAAAATAAAAATTTCTTTTGATAATTCGTTGCTTGAATATGTAGTTAAAAATAGTTTTGATAGTGAATTTGGCGCTAGACCAATTAAAAGATTTATACAAAAAAATATTGAAACATTTATTAGTATGGAACTTATTCAAAATAAATTAAAAGTTGAATATGAGTATACTCTAAGTGTTAAAAATAATGAACTAAATTTAAAATAA
- the plsY gene encoding glycerol-3-phosphate 1-O-acyltransferase PlsY, with product MKIFVIILINLFIFIVGYLVGSLNTSIILSHKRKSQDIRDYNSKNAGATNSLRTYGGKFALAVLILDILKSYLTVMIFSLFTRFIPATSTYLIIPMLAGVGVVIGHIYPIFYNFKGGKGAACSLGVLIAINPLNLFISAFIFFSVIFITRYVSLASMLTAFLMIFVCFCPWMSQGILAIFKNNAGYFYIEGICFTVCAILLIFAHRSNISRLIKGTERKQKLSKSK from the coding sequence ATGAAAATTTTTGTAATAATTTTAATTAATTTATTTATTTTTATAGTTGGATATTTAGTAGGAAGTTTAAACACTTCAATTATTTTAAGTCATAAAAGAAAATCACAAGACATTCGTGATTACAATTCAAAAAATGCCGGGGCTACTAATTCATTACGTACTTATGGCGGAAAATTCGCCCTAGCAGTTTTAATTCTTGATATATTAAAATCTTACCTAACAGTTATGATTTTTTCACTTTTTACTAGATTTATACCAGCAACAAGTACTTATTTAATCATACCTATGCTAGCTGGTGTTGGGGTTGTAATTGGACACATATACCCTATTTTCTATAATTTCAAAGGTGGAAAAGGAGCTGCTTGTTCTCTTGGTGTTTTAATTGCAATAAATCCATTAAATTTATTTATTTCAGCTTTTATATTCTTTAGTGTTATTTTTATCACAAGATATGTTTCACTCGCAAGTATGCTAACAGCATTTTTAATGATTTTTGTATGTTTTTGTCCATGAATGTCTCAAGGAATTCTTGCAATATTTAAAAATAATGCTGGATATTTCTATATCGAAGGAATTTGTTTTACTGTTTGTGCTATATTATTGATTTTTGCACACAGAAGCAACATCTCAAGACTGATTAAAGGTACCGAAAGAAAACAAAAACTTTCAAAGAGTAAATAG
- a CDS encoding YgjP-like metallopeptidase domain-containing protein encodes MHYQGLDKLENIVEFNENNKPNFCYSWTQDENKLIINYNKNNDKDDKFIKKIQRRISKFHKINFYKKNSDNYFVIFGKKIFYKYIPELKLISLLNEFNEIIICKNPKQISKSIDKYLATKLMKLLKQTITNFNDPKLNEYNLIVKNNIKSFYGKINYSKKSFIFNLILIHHSIQEIKSVIFHEIAHFYTKGHNHDKVFYEKLIEICPEYKKYNDNLNNNKFI; translated from the coding sequence ATGCATTACCAAGGATTAGATAAGTTAGAAAACATCGTTGAATTTAACGAAAATAATAAACCAAACTTCTGCTACTCTTGAACACAAGATGAAAATAAATTAATTATCAATTACAACAAAAATAATGATAAGGATGATAAATTTATTAAAAAAATTCAACGTAGAATTTCAAAATTCCATAAAATAAATTTTTATAAAAAAAATTCAGACAATTATTTTGTTATTTTTGGTAAAAAAATTTTTTACAAATATATACCTGAACTAAAACTTATTTCTTTATTAAATGAATTTAATGAAATTATTATTTGCAAAAATCCTAAACAAATTTCTAAATCTATTGATAAATATCTTGCAACTAAATTAATGAAATTATTAAAGCAAACAATTACTAATTTCAATGATCCAAAATTAAATGAATATAATTTAATCGTAAAAAACAATATTAAAAGTTTTTATGGAAAAATAAATTACTCGAAGAAAAGTTTTATTTTTAATTTAATATTAATTCACCATTCAATTCAAGAAATTAAATCAGTTATTTTTCACGAAATTGCTCATTTTTATACCAAAGGTCATAATCACGACAAAGTTTTTTATGAAAAATTAATAGAAATTTGTCCAGAATACAAAAAATATAATGATAATTTAAATAATAATAAATTTATTTAA
- the infC gene encoding translation initiation factor IF-3: MKAGNRKPSAEHYVNQAIPFKQVFLIGPDGEKIGVKYTNEAIEMAKSQKLDLVLIQVEPKPIARMLDYGKFKYDRKKKQKEIKEKQTNIQNREVRLTPMIGENDLLTKSRKAREFLLKGDRIKVSLKLRGREIGRQDLGLATLDKFFKTLEDIAEITKEAVLVNDRFLDMNLQPNKQKIAKYMKKLEDEKKNDVSTKEGE, translated from the coding sequence ATAAAAGCAGGAAATAGAAAACCTAGTGCAGAGCACTATGTAAATCAAGCAATCCCTTTCAAACAAGTTTTTCTTATAGGACCTGATGGCGAAAAAATTGGTGTTAAATACACAAATGAAGCTATCGAGATGGCAAAAAGTCAAAAACTTGATTTGGTTTTAATTCAAGTTGAACCAAAACCAATTGCCAGAATGTTGGATTATGGAAAATTCAAATACGACCGTAAGAAAAAACAAAAAGAAATTAAGGAAAAACAAACTAACATACAAAATCGTGAAGTTCGTCTTACACCTATGATTGGTGAAAATGACTTACTTACAAAAAGTCGTAAAGCACGTGAATTCTTACTTAAAGGTGACAGAATTAAAGTTTCACTTAAGTTAAGGGGTCGTGAAATTGGACGTCAAGATTTAGGTTTAGCTACATTGGATAAGTTTTTCAAAACTCTTGAAGATATAGCTGAAATAACAAAAGAAGCCGTGTTAGTAAATGATCGTTTTCTTGATATGAATCTCCAACCAAATAAACAAAAAATAGCTAAATACATGAAGAAGTTAGAAGACGAAAAGAAAAATGACGTCTCAACTAAAGAAGGAGAATAA
- the rpmI gene encoding 50S ribosomal protein L35 → MPKMKTKSALKKRIKITGTGKVLREQAFRSHLAQNKTTKQKRHARKSKLMSRSDIKRFKALF, encoded by the coding sequence ATGCCAAAGATGAAAACTAAAAGTGCGTTAAAAAAACGTATTAAAATCACTGGAACTGGTAAAGTTTTAAGAGAACAAGCTTTCCGTTCACATTTAGCACAAAACAAAACAACTAAACAAAAACGTCATGCCCGTAAATCAAAATTAATGTCTAGATCAGATATCAAAAGATTTAAAGCATTATTTTAG
- the rplT gene encoding 50S ribosomal protein L20, whose amino-acid sequence MARVKGGTVTRARRKKWLKLAKGYFGHKSIGYKVAKQAVVKSWTYAFRDRKQVKRDFRKLWIARINAATRAEGMSYSRFINGLKKANITINRKMLSELAINEPNTFKALVKIVEDQK is encoded by the coding sequence ATGGCAAGAGTAAAAGGCGGAACAGTTACAAGAGCAAGACGTAAAAAATGATTAAAACTAGCAAAAGGATACTTTGGACACAAATCAATAGGATACAAAGTAGCTAAACAAGCGGTTGTTAAGTCATGAACATATGCGTTTAGAGACCGTAAACAAGTTAAAAGAGATTTCCGTAAATTATGAATCGCTCGTATTAATGCAGCTACTAGAGCTGAAGGAATGAGTTACTCGAGATTCATTAACGGATTAAAGAAAGCTAACATTACAATTAACAGAAAAATGCTTTCTGAATTGGCTATTAATGAACCTAATACATTTAAAGCATTAGTTAAAATCGTTGAAGATCAAAAATAA
- the mnmA gene encoding tRNA 2-thiouridine(34) synthase MnmA: MKKKRVVIGLSGGVDSSVAAYLLKQWGYEVVGLFMRNWDSMLNNDILGNEDINQNICPQEQDYLDAIEVAKKLDIELHRVDFIKEYWDNVFQNFIEEYKKGRTPNPDILCNKYIKFNAFANHAFNNLNADFIAMGHYAKVENGHLYRAKDVNKDQTYFLSQLTHEQLNKVIMPLAELNKEEVREIAKNVDLITANKKDSTGICFIGERNFVKFLQNYIPAQPGDTIDIITGKKVGTHDGCYYYTIGQRKGLNLGGMKEPYYVCGHNVHKNILYVAPASHEEFLNSNNLIASNLNLNNTDFNYENLSAKFRYRQNDIKVRIKMLENNCVRVYYDEGSQAVTPGQQVVLYDGDKCIGGGIIEEIFYNDKKLDYI, encoded by the coding sequence ATGAAGAAAAAAAGGGTAGTTATTGGTTTAAGTGGAGGAGTAGATTCTTCTGTTGCAGCTTACTTACTTAAACAGTGAGGATATGAAGTTGTCGGACTATTTATGCGAAATTGAGATAGTATGTTAAACAACGATATTTTAGGTAATGAAGACATCAATCAAAACATTTGTCCACAAGAACAAGATTACTTAGATGCTATTGAAGTTGCTAAAAAACTAGATATTGAATTACACCGCGTTGACTTTATTAAGGAATATTGAGATAATGTTTTTCAAAATTTTATTGAGGAATATAAAAAAGGTAGAACCCCTAACCCAGATATTTTGTGTAATAAGTACATAAAATTTAATGCTTTTGCTAACCATGCATTCAATAATCTTAATGCAGACTTTATTGCCATGGGACATTACGCAAAAGTAGAGAATGGGCACTTATACAGAGCTAAAGATGTAAATAAAGATCAAACCTATTTTTTATCCCAACTAACTCATGAACAATTAAACAAAGTAATTATGCCATTAGCAGAATTAAATAAAGAAGAAGTTAGAGAAATTGCTAAAAATGTAGACTTAATTACAGCAAATAAAAAAGATTCAACAGGAATATGTTTTATTGGTGAAAGAAATTTTGTCAAGTTTTTACAAAATTATATTCCTGCTCAACCAGGTGATACTATTGATATTATCACTGGTAAAAAAGTAGGAACTCATGATGGTTGCTATTATTATACTATCGGTCAGAGAAAAGGACTTAACCTTGGTGGAATGAAGGAACCTTATTATGTTTGTGGACACAACGTTCACAAAAACATTTTATATGTTGCACCAGCTTCACATGAAGAGTTCTTAAACTCAAATAATTTAATAGCATCAAACTTAAACTTAAATAATACTGATTTTAATTATGAAAATCTTAGTGCTAAATTCAGGTACAGACAAAATGATATTAAAGTCAGAATTAAAATGCTTGAAAATAATTGTGTAAGAGTTTACTATGATGAAGGTTCTCAAGCAGTCACACCAGGTCAACAAGTCGTTTTATACGACGGGGATAAATGCATTGGTGGCGGAATTATTGAAGAGATTTTCTATAATGATAAAAAATTAGATTATATTTAA